The following coding sequences lie in one Halorarum halophilum genomic window:
- a CDS encoding metal-dependent hydrolase codes for MNKRGHIVNAVLLGAGIGYLLEPSGSIATLRSVFVVGIPIVLGALFPDIDTEFGTHRKTFHNVWVLAIFVAFPYYTGNLQYVWLGIATHYALDLLGNVKGMAVLYPYPEMYDIPVGVPVTSKWADVVTLLVTAFELAVVAGLVHVGRAELLRNPTLTTVVDSLPV; via the coding sequence ATGAACAAGCGAGGCCACATCGTCAACGCGGTCCTGCTCGGCGCCGGGATCGGCTACCTGCTCGAGCCGTCCGGGTCGATCGCGACCCTCCGGAGCGTGTTCGTGGTCGGGATCCCGATCGTCCTCGGCGCGCTGTTTCCCGACATCGACACGGAGTTCGGCACCCACCGGAAGACGTTCCACAACGTCTGGGTGCTGGCCATCTTCGTCGCCTTCCCCTACTACACGGGGAACCTCCAGTACGTCTGGCTGGGCATCGCGACCCACTACGCGCTCGACCTGTTGGGCAACGTCAAGGGGATGGCCGTGCTGTACCCCTACCCCGAGATGTACGACATCCCCGTCGGCGTCCCCGTCACGAGCAAGTGGGCCGACGTCGTCACGCTGCTCGTCACGGCGTTCGAACTGGCGGTCGTCGCCGGTCTCGTCCACGTCGGCCGTGCCGAGCTCCTCCGGAACCCGACGCTCACGACCGTCGTCGACTCGCTGCCGGTGTAA
- a CDS encoding outer membrane protein assembly factor BamB family protein, with protein sequence MVSPRDGRQPDSPWTSRRRLLRRAGVGATVGLAGCTSLLSRPTGYDRPQADFDPEVLPYDETYPGDGVTMFRRGLRRLGYYPDAVVPDAVTVDWQRPVNYDDHTAAKASPRPTPDGGTVLIPSDTGRVHAVTPTGEQRWTAETGATRMGIHGTPTIVDGIAFIGGYDGDLYAFDVETGETVWRTRRWALDGSIAIGSSPAYWDGVVYVVAEYSTPDAGTMWAIDAETGRPMWCDDRLLGMPHPSTAIDPVSERLVTGSNDGVVYCWEFPSMEFAWEFQTDGHVKGTTPLYDGSAFVGSWDGNVYRLDLEDGAERWRFETGEVVMSNPGIDPDAGVVYVGGDDHRVHALDADTGEELWARNVGGHVIGSLTVTAESVLVGSYDAHLYALDKGTGTVRWRVRNNGHVTSEAVPHDGRIFYAERAVFSGERDGNDEPVAETPGHAYCLVPDE encoded by the coding sequence ATGGTGTCCCCCCGTGACGGCCGACAGCCCGACTCCCCGTGGACGAGCAGGCGACGGCTCCTCCGGCGGGCCGGCGTCGGGGCGACCGTCGGGCTCGCCGGCTGTACCTCCCTCCTGAGCCGTCCGACCGGGTACGACCGGCCCCAGGCGGACTTCGACCCCGAGGTCCTCCCGTACGACGAGACGTACCCCGGCGACGGGGTCACGATGTTCCGTCGCGGCCTCCGTCGGCTCGGCTACTACCCCGACGCGGTCGTCCCCGACGCCGTGACGGTCGACTGGCAGCGCCCCGTCAACTACGACGACCATACGGCGGCCAAGGCGAGCCCCCGCCCAACGCCCGACGGCGGGACCGTCCTGATCCCGTCCGACACCGGTCGCGTCCACGCGGTGACGCCGACGGGCGAACAGCGCTGGACGGCCGAGACCGGGGCGACGCGGATGGGCATCCACGGCACGCCGACGATCGTCGACGGCATCGCATTCATCGGCGGCTACGACGGTGACCTCTACGCGTTCGACGTCGAGACAGGCGAGACGGTCTGGCGGACGAGGCGGTGGGCGCTGGACGGGTCGATCGCGATCGGGTCGAGCCCCGCCTACTGGGACGGCGTCGTCTACGTGGTCGCGGAGTACAGCACCCCGGACGCGGGGACGATGTGGGCCATCGACGCGGAGACGGGCCGACCGATGTGGTGCGACGACAGGCTCCTCGGCATGCCCCACCCGTCGACGGCGATCGACCCGGTCTCCGAGCGCCTGGTCACCGGGTCGAACGACGGCGTCGTCTACTGCTGGGAGTTCCCCTCGATGGAGTTCGCCTGGGAGTTCCAGACTGACGGCCACGTCAAGGGGACGACCCCGCTGTACGACGGGAGCGCGTTCGTCGGCTCCTGGGACGGCAACGTCTACCGGCTCGACCTGGAGGACGGCGCCGAGCGGTGGCGGTTCGAGACCGGCGAGGTGGTCATGTCGAACCCGGGGATCGACCCCGACGCGGGGGTCGTCTACGTCGGGGGCGACGACCACCGCGTGCACGCACTGGACGCCGACACCGGCGAGGAACTGTGGGCGCGGAACGTAGGCGGCCACGTCATCGGCTCGCTGACGGTCACCGCCGAGTCGGTCCTGGTCGGCTCGTACGACGCGCACCTCTACGCGCTCGACAAGGGAACGGGGACGGTCCGCTGGCGCGTCCGGAACAACGGCCACGTCACGAGCGAGGCGGTCCCCCACGACGGGCGCATCTTCTACGCCGAACGCGCCGTCTTCTCTGGCGAGCGGGACGGGAACGACGAGCCGGTTGCCGAGACGCCCGGACACGCGTACTGCCTGGTTCCCGACGAGTGA
- a CDS encoding universal stress protein: MTRNVFVGFNDTPRSERALRFACSTFPDDEIAVLFVIDSHTDPTAATGWGNTTDEFEEWIDSRTEYAEDVFARASGIAGEYGVSTEPRLGFGRVNRAIVDYHDQYDPDFVVVGRHGRSRIDAVLAGDIYERLVRSSDVPAVSVRESWVERPAEGPRRVLVPFDGSPSAEIGLEWACDTFPDLDVVAMHVDSHKRGSAIRKWTDDEADRSAWVGEQRERSEEILDRARGIAERRGVQLETLTGFGPVDEVVSDYTTTERVDLIVLGVRESSGLRSYLTESLLDALIQRANAPVVEIRAGGPDE, encoded by the coding sequence ATGACCCGAAACGTCTTCGTCGGCTTCAACGACACGCCCCGTTCGGAGCGCGCGCTCCGGTTCGCGTGCTCCACGTTCCCGGACGACGAGATCGCCGTCCTCTTCGTGATCGACTCCCACACCGACCCGACCGCGGCCACGGGGTGGGGGAACACGACGGACGAGTTCGAGGAGTGGATCGACTCCCGGACCGAGTACGCGGAGGACGTGTTCGCCCGGGCGTCGGGGATCGCGGGCGAGTACGGCGTCTCGACCGAACCCCGACTCGGGTTCGGCCGCGTCAACCGGGCGATCGTCGACTACCACGACCAGTACGACCCCGACTTCGTCGTCGTCGGTCGCCACGGGCGGTCCCGTATCGATGCGGTGCTCGCCGGGGACATCTACGAGCGACTGGTCAGGTCCTCGGACGTGCCGGCGGTGAGCGTCCGCGAGTCGTGGGTCGAGCGACCGGCGGAGGGGCCGCGACGGGTGCTCGTGCCGTTCGACGGCTCGCCGAGCGCCGAGATCGGGCTCGAGTGGGCCTGCGACACGTTCCCCGACCTCGACGTCGTCGCGATGCACGTCGACTCCCACAAGCGCGGAAGCGCGATCCGGAAGTGGACCGACGACGAGGCAGACCGCTCGGCCTGGGTGGGCGAACAGCGCGAGCGGAGCGAGGAGATCCTGGACCGGGCGCGCGGGATCGCGGAACGGAGGGGCGTCCAGCTGGAGACCCTCACCGGCTTCGGTCCCGTCGACGAGGTCGTCTCGGACTACACGACGACCGAGCGCGTCGACCTGATCGTCCTCGGCGTCCGGGAGTCGAGCGGGCTGCGGTCGTACCTGACCGAGTCGCTACTCGATGCACTCATCCAGCGAGCGAACGCCCCCGTCGTGGAGATTCGGGCGGGAGGCCCCGACGAGTAG